In a genomic window of Nodosilinea sp. E11:
- a CDS encoding chloride channel protein: protein MLQKRLEPLLSRKRVAIVEACVIGLVSGLAAVLLKQGVELLTLWRTSSTLPLWFALPAIGLGGGWLSGWLVERLAPEASGSGIPQVKAALGFAKIPLNLRVALVKLGSTLLALGSGLSLGRQGPTVQIGAALAAQLSRWVPTSPEYRRQLISAGAAAGLAAGFNAPIAGVLFVVEELLQDFSDLTLGSAILASFIGAVVSRLLGGQGLNLVMDARPISLSVQDLPFLIILGLLAGLLGSLFRSGIFGSLAFFRQFKGLGLPGRIGLAGLITGLVGVFVPVAAIDNTGLQEFLVTGSAGWQLIAIAFVVKFLLTLLAYGSGAAGGIFAPSLVLGAALGCLVSFLAQGVYTGFGAWPLPAELATTTTYALTGMGAFFSAVTGVPITAIVIVFEMTANFNLVLPLMIGSGIAYLVADRANNGSIYNRLLALQGIHLEPVAQANNPWANLKAADLMQRRVETLSSQMSLPEVAQAFSRSHHRGFPVLEGGRLVGIVTQSDLGEATAQGLDNYLTLAEVMTPHPVTVTPQATLPRVLHLLNRLKLSRLPVTEGNKLVGIITRADIIRAESDQVSGELAELGPQAEPSYVVFQQRGPATGRGRLLVPLADPRTAPDLIKIAAAIAHGLHYELECVHVVPVSRSVAPAEAKVDLQRVEPLRQLALSYAENSGLSVHFQVRAAHEIGRTLLEVIKERHIDLVLMGWHHPSLTPGRVISGVVDTLIRQAPCQVVVVRPGRNLTFNHWLIPTAGGPNAQSAQALLPGLLTLGHSPEIQLCTICHPEKGECLTPQHISEMADGLEASLQHPVYTQVLTHPSVSQAIVDLAAICRSDAILLGASRENLLSQVIKGNVPLEIAQQTDITVILLRQVDEATLKGF, encoded by the coding sequence ATGTTGCAGAAGCGCCTGGAACCGTTGCTGAGCCGCAAACGGGTGGCTATTGTCGAGGCGTGTGTCATTGGGCTGGTGTCGGGGTTAGCGGCGGTGCTGCTGAAGCAGGGGGTAGAGCTGCTCACCCTGTGGCGTACCTCTAGCACGTTGCCGTTGTGGTTTGCTTTGCCCGCCATTGGGCTAGGGGGTGGGTGGCTCTCAGGGTGGCTAGTCGAGCGGCTGGCTCCCGAAGCCTCGGGCAGCGGCATTCCCCAGGTGAAGGCGGCCCTGGGCTTTGCCAAAATTCCGTTGAACCTGCGAGTGGCCCTAGTGAAGCTGGGCAGCACCCTACTGGCGCTGGGGTCGGGGCTTTCCCTGGGGCGACAGGGGCCAACGGTGCAGATTGGAGCGGCGCTGGCGGCACAGCTCAGCCGCTGGGTACCCACCTCACCAGAGTATCGACGGCAGTTAATCTCAGCCGGGGCGGCGGCGGGTCTGGCGGCGGGATTTAACGCGCCCATTGCCGGGGTGCTGTTTGTAGTTGAAGAGCTGCTCCAAGATTTTTCGGACTTGACTCTGGGCAGCGCCATTTTGGCCTCATTTATTGGGGCGGTGGTGTCGCGGCTGCTGGGGGGGCAGGGGCTCAATCTGGTTATGGATGCGCGACCGATTAGCCTGTCGGTGCAGGATCTGCCGTTTTTGATTATTTTGGGGCTGCTGGCGGGGCTGCTGGGATCGCTGTTTCGCAGCGGCATTTTTGGCAGTTTGGCCTTTTTTCGGCAGTTTAAGGGGCTGGGGCTGCCGGGGCGCATTGGCCTGGCGGGGTTGATTACTGGGCTGGTGGGGGTCTTTGTGCCGGTAGCCGCCATTGATAACACCGGCCTGCAAGAATTTTTGGTCACTGGCTCGGCGGGCTGGCAGCTTATTGCGATCGCCTTCGTAGTCAAGTTTTTGCTCACCTTGCTGGCCTACGGCTCGGGGGCTGCTGGGGGCATCTTTGCCCCTTCGCTGGTGTTGGGGGCAGCGCTGGGCTGTCTGGTGAGTTTTTTGGCCCAGGGCGTCTACACCGGGTTTGGGGCTTGGCCGCTACCGGCAGAATTGGCGACTACCACCACCTACGCCCTGACGGGCATGGGCGCATTTTTTAGTGCGGTGACTGGGGTGCCGATCACCGCCATCGTCATCGTGTTTGAGATGACCGCCAACTTTAACCTGGTGCTGCCCCTGATGATTGGCTCGGGCATTGCCTACCTGGTCGCCGATCGCGCTAACAACGGCTCTATCTACAACCGGCTGCTGGCCCTCCAGGGCATTCACCTCGAACCGGTGGCCCAGGCCAACAACCCCTGGGCCAACCTCAAGGCCGCCGACCTGATGCAGCGCCGAGTCGAAACCCTTTCTAGCCAGATGAGCTTGCCCGAAGTGGCTCAGGCCTTTTCGCGATCGCACCACCGAGGCTTTCCGGTGCTCGAAGGTGGCCGCTTGGTGGGCATTGTCACCCAGAGCGACCTGGGCGAGGCGACCGCCCAGGGGCTAGACAACTATCTCACCCTGGCGGAGGTGATGACTCCCCACCCGGTCACCGTCACTCCCCAAGCCACGTTACCTCGGGTTTTGCACCTGCTCAACCGCCTCAAGCTCAGTCGTCTGCCCGTCACCGAGGGCAACAAGCTGGTGGGCATCATCACCCGAGCCGATATTATTCGGGCCGAGTCTGACCAGGTCAGCGGTGAGCTGGCTGAGCTTGGCCCCCAGGCCGAACCCTCCTACGTGGTGTTTCAGCAGCGCGGGCCAGCTACAGGGCGGGGCAGGTTGCTGGTGCCCCTGGCCGACCCCCGCACCGCCCCCGATTTGATCAAAATAGCGGCGGCGATCGCCCACGGACTGCATTACGAGCTAGAGTGCGTCCACGTAGTACCGGTTTCTCGTAGTGTTGCCCCCGCCGAGGCCAAAGTCGATTTACAGAGGGTAGAACCCCTGCGCCAGCTCGCCCTCTCCTACGCCGAAAACAGCGGCCTGTCAGTACATTTTCAGGTGCGAGCTGCCCACGAAATTGGCCGTACCCTGCTCGAAGTGATCAAAGAGCGCCACATCGACCTGGTGCTGATGGGCTGGCATCACCCTAGCCTCACCCCTGGTCGTGTGATCAGCGGCGTCGTCGACACCTTAATTCGCCAGGCCCCCTGCCAAGTGGTCGTGGTGCGCCCTGGCCGCAATCTCACCTTTAACCACTGGCTGATCCCCACGGCGGGCGGCCCCAACGCCCAGAGCGCCCAGGCACTGCTGCCCGGCCTGCTCACCCTGGGGCACTCCCCCGAAATTCAGCTCTGCACCATCTGCCACCCCGAAAAGGGCGAGTGTCTCACTCCCCAGCACATTTCAGAAATGGCCGATGGGTTAGAAGCTAGTTTGCAGCACCCGGTCTATACCCAGGTGCTGACTCACCCCTCGGTGTCCCAAGCGATCGTCGATCTAGCCGCCATCTGCCGCAGCGACGCCATTCTGCTCGGCGCTTCCCGAGAGAATCTACTCAGCCAGGTGATCAAAGGTAATGTGCCCCTAGAAATTGCCCAGCAGACTGATATCACCGTGATTTTGCTGCGCCAGGTGGATGAGGCCACTCTAAAAGGCTTCTAA
- a CDS encoding glycosyltransferase family 4 protein produces the protein MVSPKHKKPASTIAIFPWGNVIEDFLQSIDLTLDKFCDEMTGGWLFGYVEALKKVGISSVLICVSANLVQPVRRIHVPTGAIIWLLPAPKSYLSIHQNMINPYGHNVNATFGEVHKLNYFGLSILREIAPYLSTPLREIAKVLKDEDCQAILCQEYEYARFDTCVLLGKFLRLPVYASFQGGDFQLTKLENLWRRWLIHACDGLIVATHSEISRLQRQYDLPQTKTTQIFNPLDFSLWQENQIGVAERCAQVRSQLNLPLDAVVVVYHGRMELHRKGLDILLEAWAQLSNQYPNQNWWLLLVGTGSDAAELSDRIAALPKQTVCWVNEYILDRRLLQQYLSASDLYVLPSRHEGFPVAPLEAMACGLPVVATEVPGIPDILKDHENSGGIRVPREDPTQLALALERLLNDADLRHRLGENARQRVEHHFSLVSVGQQLKNLMFPHC, from the coding sequence ATGGTTTCTCCTAAGCATAAAAAACCTGCTTCTACAATTGCCATTTTTCCCTGGGGAAATGTCATCGAAGATTTCCTTCAGAGCATTGACCTCACCCTAGATAAGTTTTGCGATGAAATGACTGGCGGGTGGCTTTTTGGCTACGTTGAAGCTCTTAAAAAAGTTGGCATTTCATCAGTTTTAATATGCGTTTCAGCTAATTTAGTTCAACCTGTTCGTCGTATACATGTGCCAACGGGTGCAATCATCTGGTTATTGCCAGCACCGAAGAGTTATTTGTCAATTCACCAGAATATGATTAACCCCTATGGGCATAACGTCAATGCTACCTTTGGGGAAGTGCATAAGCTGAATTATTTTGGGTTAAGCATATTGAGGGAAATAGCTCCTTATCTTTCCACACCGCTTAGAGAAATCGCAAAAGTTCTGAAAGACGAAGATTGTCAAGCTATTCTATGCCAAGAGTATGAGTATGCTCGGTTTGACACCTGTGTGCTACTGGGTAAGTTTTTGCGTCTTCCGGTTTATGCATCTTTTCAAGGGGGAGATTTTCAGCTAACTAAACTAGAAAATCTATGGCGTCGTTGGTTAATTCATGCCTGTGACGGATTGATTGTGGCCACGCACAGCGAAATTAGCCGTCTGCAAAGACAATATGATTTGCCCCAAACGAAAACTACGCAAATATTTAATCCGCTAGATTTTAGTCTATGGCAAGAAAACCAGATCGGCGTGGCAGAGCGCTGCGCCCAAGTGCGTAGTCAGCTCAATCTTCCATTAGATGCCGTGGTGGTCGTCTACCACGGGCGGATGGAACTACACCGAAAGGGGCTGGATATCTTGCTAGAGGCTTGGGCACAGCTTTCTAACCAATATCCAAACCAGAACTGGTGGCTGCTGCTAGTGGGTACAGGTAGCGATGCGGCTGAGTTGAGCGATCGCATTGCCGCTCTACCCAAGCAAACCGTGTGCTGGGTCAACGAATACATTCTCGATCGCAGGTTGTTGCAGCAGTATCTCTCGGCCTCTGATCTCTATGTCTTACCGTCGCGCCACGAGGGCTTTCCCGTCGCGCCCTTAGAAGCGATGGCCTGTGGTTTGCCGGTCGTCGCCACTGAGGTTCCGGGCATACCGGATATCTTAAAGGACCATGAAAACTCAGGCGGCATCCGTGTACCCCGGGAAGACCCTACCCAGCTAGCCCTGGCCCTAGAGCGCCTATTGAACGATGCCGACCTGCGCCACCGTTTGGGTGAAAATGCCAGACAACGGGTAGAACACCATTTTTCGCTGGTTTCGGTAGGGCAGCAGCTTAAAAATCTGATGTTTCCCCATTGCTGA
- a CDS encoding ArnT family glycosyltransferase, with protein MAILAVAAVLRLIHISQPFTDYASWREASTAMMADNYFRRNWNIFFPEVSWNGPGESYQGREFQTITYISALLYIFLGQHDWVGRGVAVVFGLWGIFALYQLVRQVWDEEHAIAAAAMMALLPGSIFVDRSFLPDPAMVSLVVTSFWILVTYLNTEKWKYLLLASIIAAWGFLTKITGLIVGIPMLHAIWVISRQKQEQMLLPKRVTAIICASIAILISVISYYLWARYLAQTYPPYHFAGSHNWLWDSGLKSWLEQKYFLNSLYWNYDRYIWTKPLAILVILGFVLKPPQRQPNSHPRDTKNTTVPLPWIFHWWALAGLIYYLVGAKELVINSWNFHILNPAAAAFAGHALLKITSWARRFGQFPAMLAVITTIMLVIGGVGHKQLQKMYFPPEPHWNATEGYLMGMALRKISQPDDLVVTVPNDIGEPVAIYYSLRRGWVFPPPWPGINWTKMSEDEDAVNQFEELRQLGADWFGIVNEHREWLWQNNPKFMKHIENTCEIYQSSSDWIIYRIL; from the coding sequence ATGGCTATTCTTGCAGTAGCTGCAGTTTTGCGGTTAATCCATATTAGCCAGCCATTCACAGATTATGCTAGCTGGAGAGAAGCAAGTACTGCCATGATGGCAGATAACTACTTCCGACGAAATTGGAATATTTTCTTCCCAGAAGTAAGTTGGAATGGTCCTGGAGAAAGCTATCAGGGCCGAGAGTTCCAGACTATTACCTATATTTCGGCCTTGCTATATATCTTCTTGGGCCAACATGATTGGGTTGGACGAGGCGTTGCAGTAGTTTTTGGCCTATGGGGAATATTTGCACTTTATCAACTAGTGCGTCAAGTTTGGGATGAAGAACATGCAATTGCTGCTGCTGCTATGATGGCACTGCTTCCAGGCAGTATTTTTGTTGATCGCTCCTTCCTTCCTGATCCAGCCATGGTTTCTTTAGTAGTGACCAGTTTTTGGATTCTAGTCACTTATCTAAATACTGAGAAATGGAAATATTTATTATTGGCCAGCATTATTGCTGCTTGGGGATTTTTAACTAAGATAACGGGCCTGATTGTTGGCATTCCTATGCTACATGCCATTTGGGTCATATCACGCCAAAAACAAGAGCAGATGCTTCTACCGAAGCGAGTTACTGCTATCATCTGTGCTTCTATTGCTATCCTGATTTCAGTAATTTCTTATTACCTTTGGGCTCGATACTTGGCCCAAACCTATCCTCCATACCATTTTGCTGGTAGTCACAACTGGCTTTGGGACTCGGGATTAAAAAGTTGGCTAGAGCAAAAATACTTTTTGAACAGCCTATACTGGAATTATGATCGCTATATTTGGACAAAGCCTTTAGCAATCTTGGTCATACTGGGATTTGTGCTAAAACCTCCACAGAGACAGCCAAACTCTCACCCTAGAGATACTAAAAATACTACAGTTCCACTGCCATGGATATTCCATTGGTGGGCGTTAGCTGGCTTAATCTACTATCTAGTTGGAGCAAAAGAGTTAGTCATAAATTCATGGAATTTCCATATTCTTAATCCTGCTGCTGCTGCTTTCGCCGGCCACGCTTTATTAAAGATTACCTCCTGGGCTCGACGCTTTGGTCAATTTCCTGCCATGTTGGCAGTTATTACTACAATAATGCTGGTAATAGGTGGAGTCGGGCACAAGCAGTTGCAAAAAATGTACTTCCCGCCAGAACCGCACTGGAACGCGACAGAAGGCTATCTTATGGGAATGGCTCTTCGAAAAATTAGTCAACCTGACGATTTAGTCGTAACTGTTCCCAACGATATTGGTGAACCTGTCGCTATCTATTATAGCCTTCGAAGAGGTTGGGTATTCCCTCCCCCTTGGCCAGGTATTAATTGGACAAAAATGTCGGAAGATGAAGATGCAGTTAACCAATTTGAGGAGCTGCGGCAATTAGGAGCAGATTGGTTTGGTATTGTTAATGAACATAGGGAATGGCTTTGGCAAAACAATCCTAAATTTATGAAGCATATTGAAAATACATGCGAAATTTATCAATCCAGCTCCGATTGGATAATTTATAGAATTCTTTAA
- a CDS encoding class I SAM-dependent methyltransferase — protein MNSPIQTTEDIISGKNTLPGKKPLGKFLACNPFPNPLTLGFFYREKMRAIYTISPNISFESILEVGGGQGGLTALLYPNANITNLDLDPKFAQAACNQAPNVKFVCGDATQLPFADESFDAVTMFDVLEHIPNDGEAIAEAFRVLKPGGYLLVSTPDQSTWRFPYYSIFKPICPLEAEVMAEWGHVRRGYTLENLKMLMPVPCQQYATFINAITVINHDIAFSKLPFTLRFVLLLAISPITWIAYWLHRPTKSGTETASCWQK, from the coding sequence ATGAATTCGCCTATTCAAACGACCGAAGACATAATTTCAGGAAAAAATACTCTGCCTGGCAAAAAGCCACTGGGTAAATTCCTGGCCTGCAACCCCTTTCCTAATCCCTTAACATTAGGCTTTTTCTATCGAGAAAAAATGCGGGCAATCTACACCATATCTCCCAATATCTCGTTTGAATCTATTCTAGAAGTTGGCGGTGGTCAGGGTGGTCTTACGGCACTCCTATATCCCAATGCCAATATCACCAACTTAGATCTCGACCCTAAATTTGCCCAGGCAGCTTGTAATCAAGCGCCCAACGTCAAATTTGTCTGTGGAGACGCCACTCAGCTGCCTTTTGCAGATGAATCTTTTGATGCGGTCACCATGTTTGATGTGCTAGAGCATATTCCTAACGATGGTGAAGCCATTGCAGAAGCATTTCGAGTTTTGAAACCAGGCGGGTATCTATTGGTTAGCACTCCCGATCAGTCAACCTGGCGCTTTCCCTACTATAGTATCTTCAAACCTATCTGCCCATTAGAAGCAGAGGTAATGGCTGAATGGGGACATGTTCGTAGAGGCTATACCTTGGAAAACCTGAAAATGTTAATGCCAGTGCCTTGCCAACAGTATGCCACGTTTATCAATGCTATTACTGTAATCAATCACGATATTGCCTTCTCAAAACTTCCTTTTACCCTTCGCTTCGTCCTTTTACTTGCCATTAGTCCCATTACTTGGATAGCTTATTGGCTGCATCGCCCCACAAAATCGGGCACTGAAACAGCCTCCTGCTGGCAAAAATGA
- a CDS encoding glycosyltransferase family 2 protein, translating into MPNFLPWKILHLDLSNPLVALPADNHLQGYYIVFWQNTIPLGKCQVPADELPLSAAQVMQRAIGAITPMVNHYLAENIEVSSSPLIIEKALASLVQKIEGSDRTPQIQDAVAQTSVVICTRDRPTQLLECLKSLQNLSPAPKEILVIDNAPTSTATQTLVQQFPDVHYVLEPQPGLSVARNTGIQNSTGQFIAFTDDDVNVHPQWLIRLHRAFVDPETLAVTGLIIPAALETEAQVIFELGQGCLSGEYQPQVFGSAFFTTYRRHGMPVWKIGAGANMIFRRKAFEHLGLFDTRLGAGASGCSEDSEFWYRVVAAGGNCRYEPTAVVYHHHRQDLARLHHQMHQYMRGHITALIVQFFKYYHWGNLYRLLFDLPKHYLGLGLGIVLKGKSPKHRTYWAEVSGCLSGINYYLRHKNLEAFDFNLVNQSFRPNDNIASHKQSTEII; encoded by the coding sequence ATGCCAAACTTTCTTCCTTGGAAAATTCTGCATTTAGACTTGAGCAATCCCTTGGTCGCCTTACCAGCAGACAACCATTTACAGGGGTACTATATCGTGTTCTGGCAAAACACTATTCCTCTGGGCAAATGCCAGGTGCCTGCTGATGAACTGCCCCTCTCTGCAGCACAGGTCATGCAGCGGGCTATTGGGGCAATCACTCCTATGGTCAATCATTATTTAGCAGAGAATATTGAGGTTTCCTCCTCCCCCTTGATTATAGAAAAGGCGCTAGCCTCCCTAGTTCAAAAAATTGAAGGCAGCGATCGCACTCCCCAGATTCAGGATGCTGTAGCTCAAACATCGGTGGTAATTTGCACTCGCGATCGCCCAACACAGTTGCTTGAATGTCTTAAATCACTACAAAACCTATCACCAGCTCCTAAAGAGATTTTAGTAATTGACAACGCGCCCACCAGCACAGCTACCCAGACCCTAGTGCAGCAATTTCCCGACGTTCACTACGTGCTTGAGCCGCAGCCAGGACTCAGCGTAGCCCGTAACACCGGTATTCAAAACAGTACAGGCCAGTTTATTGCGTTTACCGACGACGATGTCAACGTTCACCCTCAATGGTTAATCCGACTGCATCGAGCGTTTGTTGACCCCGAAACTTTAGCAGTCACTGGCCTTATTATACCTGCCGCCTTAGAGACAGAGGCCCAGGTCATTTTTGAACTAGGTCAGGGTTGTCTCAGTGGAGAGTATCAACCTCAAGTTTTTGGTTCAGCCTTTTTTACGACCTACCGCCGACACGGAATGCCAGTTTGGAAAATTGGAGCTGGTGCTAATATGATATTTCGCCGTAAAGCTTTTGAGCACCTGGGACTATTTGATACCCGTTTAGGTGCTGGAGCCTCGGGTTGTAGTGAAGATTCAGAATTTTGGTACCGAGTCGTAGCAGCAGGAGGCAACTGCCGCTACGAGCCCACTGCAGTTGTCTATCATCACCATCGACAAGACCTCGCTCGACTACATCACCAGATGCATCAATATATGCGGGGGCACATCACTGCCCTTATTGTGCAGTTCTTCAAATACTATCACTGGGGAAATCTCTATCGCTTACTATTTGATCTTCCCAAACATTATTTAGGGCTGGGCCTGGGAATAGTTTTAAAGGGAAAATCTCCCAAACATCGCACCTATTGGGCTGAAGTCAGTGGTTGCCTTTCAGGCATTAACTATTACCTTCGCCATAAGAATTTAGAAGCGTTTGACTTCAACTTGGTTAATCAATCATTCCGGCCTAATGACAACATCGCCAGCCATAAACAAAGTACAGAAATTATTTGA
- a CDS encoding glycosyltransferase family 2 protein — protein MTTSSPYRLVIPAVVEGSERPLWSVMIPTYNCAGFLRESLASVLSQAPGPDLMQIEVVDDGSTQDDPEAIVQELGQGRVSFYRQPQNVGYIRNFETCLLRSRGHLVHILHGDDSVLPGFYQKLQTLFARHPDMGLVYCRHIFMDDRSQWQRISVLEQNHSGLLNQALERIVTRHPIQTPAVVVRRAVYEQLGGFDRRIQHSGEDWEMWCRIAAQYSVGYEIEPLALYRTHDKSLSGQSVRTGQDLENVRKAYQMVMTYLLPHQVATLGHRAAKFWALCGLNNALRFVENRDWRAVWAQVQAALKFDHSLHMLATFSVYLGVAVLKQLLFRQEDRHILPDDDQSSSNLSARPAATLSPVLQSQGEEHQ, from the coding sequence ATGACGACGTCCTCTCCCTATCGTCTAGTCATTCCAGCGGTGGTCGAAGGCAGCGAACGACCACTATGGTCAGTCATGATTCCTACCTACAACTGTGCAGGATTCCTACGAGAATCCCTAGCTAGTGTGCTGAGCCAGGCCCCTGGCCCCGATCTTATGCAGATTGAAGTTGTTGATGACGGATCTACCCAAGACGATCCTGAAGCCATTGTGCAAGAGCTGGGCCAGGGGCGAGTGAGCTTCTACCGGCAGCCGCAAAATGTCGGTTACATTCGCAACTTTGAGACCTGTTTGCTGCGATCGCGCGGTCACCTGGTTCACATTCTCCACGGTGACGATAGTGTCCTACCGGGATTTTATCAAAAGCTGCAAACCCTGTTTGCCCGCCATCCTGATATGGGTTTGGTCTACTGCCGTCACATTTTCATGGATGACCGTAGCCAGTGGCAACGAATTTCGGTTTTAGAGCAGAATCATAGTGGCCTACTCAATCAGGCACTAGAGCGCATCGTCACCCGCCATCCCATTCAAACTCCAGCTGTTGTTGTCCGACGTGCGGTTTACGAACAGTTGGGTGGCTTTGACCGGCGTATTCAACACAGTGGCGAAGATTGGGAGATGTGGTGTCGTATTGCCGCCCAATATTCCGTCGGTTACGAGATTGAACCCTTGGCCCTATATCGTACCCATGACAAATCGCTAAGTGGGCAGTCAGTACGCACCGGACAAGATCTAGAAAACGTCCGCAAAGCCTATCAAATGGTGATGACTTACTTACTCCCCCACCAAGTTGCCACCTTGGGCCACAGGGCAGCTAAATTTTGGGCATTGTGTGGCCTCAACAACGCCCTTCGTTTTGTCGAAAACAGAGACTGGCGGGCCGTATGGGCTCAGGTTCAAGCCGCGCTCAAATTTGATCACTCCCTCCATATGCTGGCGACATTCAGCGTTTACCTGGGGGTCGCTGTGCTCAAACAGCTACTCTTCCGTCAGGAGGACCGCCATATTTTGCCCGATGATGACCAGAGCAGTTCGAACCTATCAGCGCGGCCAGCAGCGACCCTATCCCCCGTGCTGCAATCCCAAGGGGAGGAACACCAATAA
- a CDS encoding glycosyltransferase family 2 protein translates to MSYPVVQLDITQSLPTLTLSAEQTGVALVLRRRDRLVGRILKAVPTPCTLSPTQLETWIAAELGPKLLQESLREDLQPPVALTASPSLTVAICTKDRPDNVARLLATLVPLQSADDRTQFEILVVDNAPSDDRTQSVVATFSTVSYVCEPKAGLDFARNCALHTATTDWLAFLDDDVTVDSQWWRGWQEAWAENPDAGAITGLVLPYELETPAQILFEQRGGFGRGFEKIRYGQQLSHNPLYPCGAGIFGAGCNMAFRRQVLLDLGGFDEALDTGKPLPGGGDLDIFYRVVRAGHPLVYEPQYAVYHQHRREISQLRHQYWTWGLGFMAFVVKSMQTDPAMRSRLRRLIGWWVQDQLWQLQQSLSGQHLLSPKMILAELWGGVVGLCGEYGRSQQRSEAIRRQYS, encoded by the coding sequence ATGTCCTACCCTGTCGTCCAGCTAGACATTACCCAATCCTTACCCACCCTGACGCTATCGGCAGAGCAAACCGGCGTGGCGCTCGTGCTGCGCCGCCGCGATCGGCTGGTGGGGCGCATTTTGAAGGCCGTACCCACCCCCTGCACCCTGAGTCCCACCCAGCTAGAGACTTGGATTGCCGCCGAGCTTGGCCCTAAGCTGTTGCAAGAAAGCCTGCGGGAAGACCTGCAACCGCCTGTGGCCCTGACCGCTAGCCCCAGCCTCACGGTCGCCATCTGCACCAAAGATCGGCCCGATAATGTGGCACGGCTGCTGGCAACCCTAGTGCCTTTGCAGAGTGCAGACGACCGTACCCAATTTGAAATTTTAGTGGTCGATAACGCCCCTAGCGACGATCGCACCCAGTCTGTGGTGGCTACCTTTTCCACCGTGAGCTACGTTTGCGAGCCCAAGGCTGGCCTAGACTTTGCTCGCAACTGTGCCCTACACACCGCCACCACCGACTGGCTCGCCTTTTTAGATGATGATGTCACGGTTGATTCTCAGTGGTGGCGAGGCTGGCAAGAAGCCTGGGCCGAAAACCCCGATGCCGGAGCGATTACCGGCCTGGTGCTGCCCTACGAGCTAGAGACCCCAGCCCAAATTTTATTTGAGCAGCGGGGTGGCTTTGGCCGTGGCTTTGAGAAAATTCGCTATGGCCAGCAGCTGTCGCATAACCCCCTGTACCCCTGCGGGGCCGGTATTTTTGGGGCAGGGTGCAATATGGCCTTTCGGCGGCAGGTGCTGCTAGACCTAGGCGGCTTTGATGAAGCGCTAGATACGGGCAAGCCCTTGCCTGGCGGTGGCGATCTCGATATTTTTTATCGAGTTGTCCGAGCGGGGCATCCGCTGGTCTATGAACCGCAGTATGCGGTCTACCATCAGCATCGCCGCGAAATCAGTCAGTTGCGCCACCAGTATTGGACCTGGGGGCTGGGCTTTATGGCCTTTGTCGTGAAGTCAATGCAAACTGACCCAGCGATGCGATCGCGCCTGCGCCGCTTGATTGGCTGGTGGGTTCAAGATCAGCTCTGGCAGTTGCAGCAAAGCCTGTCTGGCCAGCATCTGCTGTCGCCCAAAATGATTTTGGCGGAGCTATGGGGCGGGGTAGTCGGTCTCTGCGGAGAATATGGGCGATCGCAGCAACGCAGTGAAGCCATCCGGAGGCAATACTCGTGA